DNA sequence from the Thauera sedimentorum genome:
GCGCCTTGAGTTCCGCCTCCCACTCGGCGCACCACGGGAAGGTGGACTGCAGCACCTCGGCGAGCGGCGCACCGGTGTTCACCGCGGCGGAGTAGATCGCCAGACAGGTGCCCTTGAGCGGAAAGCGCCGCTCGCGGGTGGACAGGCCGGCCTCGTGGCGCGCGAGATTCATCAGGTCGGCCGAGTCCTCGCGGTCGTGGATGGTGAAGGCCGGGTCCAGGCCGATGCGCCCGGCGTGCTCGCGCAGCAGGCGCGCGCCGATGCCGTGGAAGGTGCCGGACCACTCCAGGGAGGCCTGCGCGAGCCAGGGATGCTCGGCCGCAGCCCGCCCGAGGATGCGCCGCACCCGCCGGCCCATCTCGTCCGCGGCGCGGCGCGAGAAGGTCAGCAGCAGGATGCGCGCCGGGTCGGCGCCGTGCAGGATCAGGTTCGCCACCCGGTGCGCCAGCGTGCTGGTCTTGCCGGACCCGGCCCCGGCGATGATCAGCAGCGGCGACGGGGCATCGACGCCGATGCCGTGCATGACCGCCTCGCGCTGGGCGGGATTGAGTTCATCGAGCCAGGCGGACGCGGCATGGGGAGCGGCATGGGTATTCATGGCTGTAATTCTATCCAGTCATCGCACACCGGCGATAGCCCGCGAGCGTCGTGCGGCGCACAACTGGCCTTCAACCTGAAAACCGCAGTTGGACGCGTCCGAGTGTGCGTCTGGCGGGCTGTCTGGCAAGGCGCGACAAAGCCGCATGGTCATTCCCTGCAATGAGGAGCAACGCAGCCAGGCGGCCCGCCAGGCGTGCAATCGGGTGCGTAGTGCACTCACCCGAGCGGTGAGGCTGGACGAAGGCTGACAACACTGTGTTCATCAGGCTTCCTGAACGTCAACAAGCGGTCAACTGCGGTTTTTAGGTTCATACGAAGGTAGAATCCGCCGATGCTCTACGACATCGCCCGCCCGCTGCTGTTTTCGCTCGATGCGGAAACCGCCCACGAATTCACCCTCGCCACCCTGAATGTTGCCGGCCGCGCCTTGCCCGCCGGCCGCCCGGAACCGGCCGCGCCGGTACAGGTGATGGGCCTGAACTTCCCCAACCGCATCGGCCTGGCCGCCGGTCTGGACAAGAACGGCGAGGCCATCGACGGTCTGGCGCGCATGGGCTTCGGCTTCATCGAGATCGGCACCATCACCCCGCGCCCGCAGCCCGGCAACCCGCGCCCGCGCCTGTTCCGCCTGCCGGAGGTGCAGGGCATCATCAACCGCATGGGCTTCAACAACCACGGCGTGGATGCGCTGGTGGCCAACGTCAAGGCGGCCAAGTTCAGCGGCATCCTCGGCATCAACATCGGCAAGAACTTCGATACGCCGATCGAGAACGCCGCCGACGACTACCTCGCCTGCCTGGAGAAGGTCTATGCGCTGGCGAGCTATGTCACGGTGAACATCTCCTCGCCCAACACCGCGAACCTGCGCCAGCTGCAGGGCGAATCCGAACTCGACGACCTTTTGGCGAAGCTCAAGGCCGCACAGACCCGCCTGGCCGACACCCACGGGCGCTACGTGCCGATGACGCTGAAGATCGCCCCGGACCTGGACGACGCGCAGATCACCAACATCGCCGACGCGCTGCGCCGCCACCGCATCGACGGGGTGATCGCCACCAACACCACGATCGCGCGCGACAAGGTGCAGGGCGTGCGCTTTGCCGAGCAGCAGGGCGGCCTCTCCGGTGCGCCGGTATTCGAGGCCTCCACCGCGGTGGTGGTCAAGCTCGCCGCCGCGCTGGCCGGGGAACTGCCGATCATCGCCGCCGGCGGCGTGACCAACGGACGCACCGCGCGCGCCAAGCTGGAAGCCGGCGCCACCCTGGTGCAGCTCTACAGCGGGCTGATCTACCGCGGCCCTGGCCTGGTGCGCGAATGCGTGCGCGCCACCGACGGCATGTCCCCGCCCGCGCCGGCCGCTGCATAGAGCCGGCGTTCATAAGCCTATTCCCCTGTCAGGGTTGAGCGCCGCAGTGCAGCAGGGGATAATCCCGCGATTACACGTGGTTAGCGAGTCATGAGCAGCTACATCTTCGTCGTCATCGGCGCGGTCCTGGTCAACAACGTGGTGTTCATCCGCATCCTGGGCCTGTGTCCGTTCATGGGCGTGTCCAAGAAGCTGGAGACCGCGATCGGCATGGGCGCGGCGACCACCTTCGTGCTCACCCTGGGCGCGGGCACCAGCTACCTGATCGACCACTACCTGCTGCAGCCTTTCGATCTCGCCTACCTGCGCACCCTGTCCTTCATCGTGGTGATCGCCGCCATCGTGCAGTTCACCGAACTGGTCATCCAGAAGACCAGCCCGCTGCTGCACCAGGTGCTGGGCATCTACCTGCCGCTGATCACCACCAACTGCGCGGTGCTCGGCGTGCCGCTGCTCAACGTCGGCCTCAACCACAACCTGCTCGAATCCCTGCTGTTCGGCTTCGGCTCCTCGGTGGGCTTCACCATGGCGCTGGTGCTGTTCGCCGGCATCCGCGAGCGCCTGGACGGCGCCGACGTGCCGCTGCCCTTCAAGGGCACGGCGATCGCGATGATCACCGCCGGCTTCATGAGCCTGGCCTTCATGGGCTTCGCCGGACTGGACCGCTTCCAGTAGGCGGAGCGCCGTGCGCAAGTCCTGATCTGACGCAAAAGAACAACATTCGCTTTCCCTTATTCTTCGCCCCTTTGCCCCCAACCCACCTCCGCTGACCGCATGCTGACCGCACTCCTGATCATGGCCGGAATCGCCGTCGTGCTGGGCGCCACGCTCGGCTACGCGTCGATCCGCTTCAAGGTGGAGGGCGACCCGCTGGTCGAGAAGATCGACGCCATCCTGCCGCAGACCCAGTGCGGCCAGTGCGGCTACCCCGGCTGCAAGCCCTACGCCCAGGCGGTGGCCAACGGCGAGGCCGACATCAACCAGTGCCCGCCGGGCGGCGAGGAAGGCATCCGCAAGCTGGCCGACCTGCTCGGCCGCGAGTTCAAGCCGCTCTCGGAAGAGCACGGCGTGGAGAAGCCCAAGTCGGTGGCCTTCATCGACGAGCAGACCTGCATCGGTTGCACGCTGTGCATCCAGGCCTGCCCGGTGGATGCCATCGTCGGCGCGGCCAAGCAGATGCACACCGTGGTGGCGCCGCTGTGCACCGGCTGCGAGCTGTGCGTGGCGCCCTGCCCGGTCGATTGCATCACCATGGAGCCGCTGCCCGAGACCGTGGAGAACTGGAAGTGGAAGTACCCGGTGGTCGAGCTCAGGAAGATCGCATGATCGCGCGTCTGTTCGGTTTCCACGGCGGCATCAAGCCCGACGCCCACAAGAACGAGTCGGCCGGCAGCCC
Encoded proteins:
- the rsxB gene encoding electron transport complex subunit RsxB; translated protein: MLTALLIMAGIAVVLGATLGYASIRFKVEGDPLVEKIDAILPQTQCGQCGYPGCKPYAQAVANGEADINQCPPGGEEGIRKLADLLGREFKPLSEEHGVEKPKSVAFIDEQTCIGCTLCIQACPVDAIVGAAKQMHTVVAPLCTGCELCVAPCPVDCITMEPLPETVENWKWKYPVVELRKIA
- a CDS encoding quinone-dependent dihydroorotate dehydrogenase, translated to MLYDIARPLLFSLDAETAHEFTLATLNVAGRALPAGRPEPAAPVQVMGLNFPNRIGLAAGLDKNGEAIDGLARMGFGFIEIGTITPRPQPGNPRPRLFRLPEVQGIINRMGFNNHGVDALVANVKAAKFSGILGINIGKNFDTPIENAADDYLACLEKVYALASYVTVNISSPNTANLRQLQGESELDDLLAKLKAAQTRLADTHGRYVPMTLKIAPDLDDAQITNIADALRRHRIDGVIATNTTIARDKVQGVRFAEQQGGLSGAPVFEASTAVVVKLAAALAGELPIIAAGGVTNGRTARAKLEAGATLVQLYSGLIYRGPGLVRECVRATDGMSPPAPAAA
- the rsxA gene encoding electron transport complex subunit RsxA, which codes for MSSYIFVVIGAVLVNNVVFIRILGLCPFMGVSKKLETAIGMGAATTFVLTLGAGTSYLIDHYLLQPFDLAYLRTLSFIVVIAAIVQFTELVIQKTSPLLHQVLGIYLPLITTNCAVLGVPLLNVGLNHNLLESLLFGFGSSVGFTMALVLFAGIRERLDGADVPLPFKGTAIAMITAGFMSLAFMGFAGLDRFQ